A genomic window from Streptomyces sp. NBC_00234 includes:
- a CDS encoding Fur family transcriptional regulator: MTAPISGTNAAPVRGRSTRQRAAVAAALDEVDEFRSAQELHDVLKHRGDSVGLTTVYRTLQSLADAGEVDVLRTTEGEAVYRRCSTGDHHHHLVCRMCGKAVEVEGPAVEQWAETIAAQHGYVNVAHTVEIFGTCAECAATAAKS, encoded by the coding sequence GTGACGGCGCCGATCAGTGGCACGAACGCAGCGCCGGTACGCGGCCGGTCGACCCGGCAGCGGGCGGCGGTCGCGGCGGCGCTCGACGAGGTGGACGAGTTCCGCAGCGCCCAGGAGCTGCACGACGTACTCAAGCACCGCGGTGACTCGGTCGGGCTGACCACGGTCTACCGCACCCTGCAGTCCCTCGCCGACGCGGGCGAGGTCGACGTACTGCGCACCACCGAGGGCGAGGCGGTCTACCGCCGGTGCTCGACGGGCGACCACCACCATCACCTGGTGTGCCGGATGTGCGGCAAGGCCGTCGAGGTCGAGGGCCCCGCCGTGGAGCAGTGGGCGGAGACGATCGCCGCCCAGCACGGCTATGTGAACGTGGCCCACACCGTGGAGATCTTCGGGACCTGCGCGGAGTGCGCGGCGACCGCCGCGAAGAGCTGA
- a CDS encoding isoprenyl transferase — translation MAVRGILGGRNRRTFKTPEPHPSGATPPKIPGELVPKHVAVVMDGNGRWAKERGLPRTEGHKVGEGVVMDVLKGCIEMGVKNLSLYAFSTENWKRSPDEVKFLMNFNRDVIRRRRDEMDELGIRIRWVGRMPKLWKSVVQELQVAQEQTKDNDKMTLYFCVNYGGRAEIADAAQRIAQDVAAGKLDPSKVNEKTFAKYIYYPDMPDVDLFVRPSGEQRTSNYLIWQSAYAEMVFQDVLWPDFDRRDLWRACLEYAQRDRRFGGAVEAGTAEGPAV, via the coding sequence ATGGCAGTACGCGGGATCCTCGGCGGTCGTAACCGGCGCACATTCAAGACCCCCGAGCCGCACCCCTCCGGCGCCACACCCCCGAAGATCCCCGGGGAGCTGGTGCCCAAGCACGTCGCCGTCGTGATGGACGGCAACGGCCGCTGGGCCAAGGAACGCGGCCTCCCGCGCACCGAGGGCCACAAGGTCGGCGAGGGCGTCGTCATGGACGTCCTCAAGGGCTGTATCGAGATGGGCGTCAAGAACCTCTCGCTGTACGCGTTCTCCACCGAGAACTGGAAGCGCTCGCCCGACGAAGTGAAGTTCCTGATGAACTTCAACCGGGACGTCATCCGCCGCCGCCGCGACGAGATGGACGAGCTGGGCATCCGCATCCGCTGGGTGGGCCGCATGCCGAAGCTGTGGAAGTCCGTCGTCCAGGAGCTCCAGGTCGCCCAGGAGCAGACGAAGGACAACGACAAGATGACGCTGTACTTCTGCGTCAACTACGGCGGCCGGGCCGAGATCGCCGACGCCGCGCAGCGCATCGCGCAGGACGTGGCGGCCGGGAAGCTCGACCCGTCGAAGGTCAACGAGAAGACGTTCGCGAAGTACATCTACTACCCGGACATGCCGGACGTGGACCTCTTCGTGCGGCCCAGCGGCGAGCAGCGCACGTCCAACTACCTGATCTGGCAGAGCGCGTACGCGGAGATGGTCTTCCAGGACGTCCTGTGGCCGGACTTCGACCGCCGCGACCTGTGGCGGGCCTGCCTGGAGTACGCGCAGCGCGACCGGCGCTTCGGCGGTGCGGTGGAGGCGGGAACCGCCGAGGGCCCGGCCGTCTGA
- the recO gene encoding DNA repair protein RecO, whose protein sequence is MSLFRDDGVVLRTQKLGEADRIITILTRGHGRVRAVARGVRRTKSKFGARLEPFSHVDVQFFARGSELVGRGLPLCTQSETIAPYGGGIVADYARYTAGTAMLETAERFTDHEGEPAVQQYLLLVGGLRTLSRAEHAPNLILDAFLLRSLAVNGYAPSFEDCAKCGMPGPNRFFSVAAGGVICGDCRVPGSVVPSAEAVALLSALLTGDWETADACEARHVREGSGLVSAYLHWHLERGLRSLRYVEK, encoded by the coding sequence ATGAGCTTGTTCCGGGACGACGGCGTCGTGCTGCGTACGCAGAAACTGGGCGAGGCCGACCGGATCATCACGATCCTGACCCGCGGCCACGGCCGGGTCCGTGCCGTCGCACGGGGCGTGCGGCGCACCAAGTCCAAATTCGGGGCGAGGCTCGAACCCTTCTCCCATGTGGACGTGCAGTTCTTCGCGCGCGGCAGCGAACTGGTCGGCCGCGGCCTTCCCCTGTGCACCCAGAGCGAGACGATCGCTCCGTACGGCGGCGGCATCGTCGCCGACTACGCCCGCTACACGGCGGGCACCGCGATGCTGGAGACGGCCGAACGGTTCACCGACCACGAGGGCGAGCCCGCGGTCCAGCAGTACCTGCTCCTCGTGGGCGGGCTGCGCACCCTCTCCCGGGCGGAGCACGCACCCAACCTCATCCTCGACGCGTTCCTGCTGCGTTCCCTCGCGGTCAACGGCTACGCACCCAGCTTCGAGGACTGCGCGAAGTGCGGAATGCCCGGTCCGAACCGGTTCTTCTCCGTCGCGGCGGGCGGCGTCATATGCGGCGACTGCCGGGTGCCCGGCAGCGTCGTACCCTCAGCTGAGGCCGTCGCACTACTGAGCGCGCTGCTCACCGGTGACTGGGAGACGGCGGACGCGTGCGAGGCGCGTCATGTCAGGGAGGGGAGCGGACTGGTGTCCGCCTATCTGCACTGGCATCTGGAGCGGGGACTGCGCTCGCTGCGGTACGTAGAGAAGTGA
- a CDS encoding response regulator transcription factor, whose amino-acid sequence MIRVLLADDQTLVRAAFAMLVGSDPGMTVVGQAANGIEAVDMARSERADLVVMDIRMPDLDGIEATRRIVADEDLAGVKVLVLTTYDTDEHIVEALRAGASGFLVKDTRPAELLAAITTVAAGEALLSPGPTARLIARVLSAPTAPAAGGGGGPDCLTDRERQVLGLVARGLNNTEIAESLGLSPLTAKTHVSRIMGKLGARDRAQLVIVAYESGLVVPASGAEGGGER is encoded by the coding sequence GTGATCCGGGTCCTGCTCGCCGACGACCAGACGCTCGTCAGGGCCGCCTTCGCCATGCTCGTCGGCTCCGACCCCGGCATGACGGTCGTCGGCCAGGCGGCCAACGGCATCGAGGCGGTCGACATGGCCCGCAGCGAACGGGCCGACCTCGTCGTCATGGACATCCGGATGCCCGACCTCGACGGCATCGAGGCCACCCGCCGCATCGTCGCGGACGAGGACCTCGCGGGGGTGAAGGTGCTGGTCCTGACGACGTACGACACCGACGAGCACATCGTCGAGGCGCTCCGCGCGGGCGCTTCGGGCTTCCTGGTCAAGGACACCAGGCCGGCCGAGCTCCTCGCCGCCATCACCACGGTGGCCGCGGGCGAGGCCCTCCTCTCGCCCGGCCCGACGGCCCGGCTGATCGCCCGCGTGCTGAGCGCCCCCACCGCGCCCGCCGCGGGCGGCGGAGGCGGCCCGGACTGCCTCACGGACCGGGAACGCCAGGTGCTCGGCCTCGTCGCCCGCGGCCTCAACAACACCGAGATCGCCGAGAGCCTGGGGCTCAGCCCGCTCACCGCGAAGACCCACGTCAGCCGGATCATGGGCAAACTGGGCGCCCGGGACCGCGCCCAGCTGGTCATCGTGGCGTACGAGTCCGGGCTCGTCGTCCCGGCCTCGGGCGCCGAAGGCGGCGGAGAACGATGA
- a CDS encoding sensor histidine kinase has translation MPEDGGVSAPRTARRSERVLAVVNRDPMAAPHKLRTDALVAGGAGALSVVLALVTDDGRAPDALGWALLLTSAALLVWRRKSPVLVLLAMIPVLMTYHGLDNAHSGPMPQTFIALYTVAVTGRPLRTLLTGAVALGAMVSVVSSIDTHQGLELLRISGWIAAVLFCGVDVRIYRQYVASMVERAERAERTREEEAGRRVAEERLRIARDLHDLLAHSITVIGVQTAVASHILTVDPERLDREAVARSLDDIAGTCREARAELRTTLQVLRAGSDESDGPLPDLAALPGLVRAAEAAGAQVDLSVRTPEGRLAPATGAAAYRIVQESLTNAVRHAGPGVRITVAVAPEPRGPALRVTVTDDGAGPQESGQGPGFGIVGMRERARSTGGTLTAGPRPGGGFEVAAVLPFQDAAAAADEDLAVRGVAP, from the coding sequence ATGCCGGAGGATGGCGGCGTGTCCGCACCCCGAACCGCACGCCGCAGCGAGCGCGTCCTGGCCGTCGTCAACCGCGACCCCATGGCCGCTCCGCACAAGCTGCGCACCGACGCCCTCGTTGCCGGGGGCGCCGGTGCGCTCTCCGTCGTGCTCGCCCTCGTCACCGACGACGGGCGGGCACCCGACGCGCTCGGCTGGGCCCTGCTGCTGACCAGCGCCGCCCTGCTGGTGTGGCGGCGCAAGAGCCCGGTCCTCGTCCTGCTGGCGATGATCCCGGTCCTCATGACGTACCACGGGCTCGACAACGCGCACTCGGGGCCGATGCCGCAGACCTTCATCGCGCTCTACACCGTGGCGGTGACCGGCAGGCCCCTGCGCACCCTGCTGACCGGCGCGGTCGCGCTCGGCGCCATGGTGTCCGTGGTCAGCAGCATCGACACCCATCAGGGACTCGAACTGCTGCGGATCTCCGGCTGGATCGCCGCCGTGCTGTTCTGCGGTGTCGACGTGCGGATCTACCGCCAGTACGTCGCCTCGATGGTCGAGCGCGCCGAACGGGCCGAACGCACCCGCGAGGAGGAGGCCGGCCGCCGGGTCGCCGAGGAGCGGCTGCGGATCGCCCGTGATCTGCACGATCTGCTGGCCCACAGCATCACCGTGATCGGGGTGCAGACCGCGGTGGCCTCGCACATCCTGACCGTCGACCCGGAGCGGCTGGACCGGGAGGCGGTCGCCAGGTCCCTCGACGACATCGCCGGGACCTGCCGGGAGGCCCGCGCCGAACTGCGCACCACGCTCCAGGTCCTGCGCGCGGGCTCGGACGAGAGCGACGGGCCGCTGCCGGACCTGGCCGCACTGCCGGGACTCGTCAGGGCCGCCGAGGCGGCCGGGGCGCAGGTGGATCTCTCGGTACGGACCCCGGAGGGCCGGCTCGCCCCCGCGACGGGGGCTGCGGCCTACCGGATCGTGCAGGAGTCCCTCACCAACGCCGTACGGCACGCGGGACCCGGCGTACGGATCACGGTCGCCGTCGCCCCCGAGCCCCGGGGCCCCGCCCTGCGGGTGACGGTCACCGACGACGGCGCGGGCCCCCAGGAGAGCGGTCAGGGGCCGGGGTTCGGCATCGTGGGGATGCGCGAGCGGGCCCGCAGCACCGGCGGCACGCTGACGGCGGGGCCGCGCCCCGGCGGCGGGTTCGAGGTCGCGGCGGTGCTCCCGTTCCAGGACGCCGCCGCGGCGGCCGACGAGGACCTGGCGGTACGCGGGGTGGCGCCGTGA
- a CDS encoding MMPL family transporter, protein MGADTEVSGTRARPGVRRALPWVVVAFWVALIAVAGPFAGKLGDVQRDRAVDYLPANADSTQVAKIQDTLPGGESTDLVLVYHRDSGLTPADRATAEEQTAEIAGSHVLGATPRGVPSEDGTTLMYAVSSTEPGQDEEARTAFVAEIRGTAHGGGGLDVEVGGPGALISDAQEVYGSLGGPLLYTTVAVVAILLILIYRSPFLWLVPLVVAGMADFLSMAVAYGLNRGFDVTVSGQSSGVMTILVFGAGTDYALLLVARYREELGRFARPYDAMAAALRGCGPAVVASSGTVAAGLLCLMAADLNSSRGMGPIAAVGVLCALLAMTTLLPALLVLLGRRVFWPVVPAYGSVPKGRRSLFAAMGGSAGRRPVAVLVSGGVLLGALSLGAFALPGDLKQEDFFTSKPDSIAAMETLGAAYPDSGTQPLTVIAPTDRADETLAEARGTEGVVSAERGRSGGGWTELSVVPRDRPESPGERATIEALRGALDGSHVGGPSAQQLDLEETNARDLKIVVPLVILSVLLILVVLLRSLIAPLMLVAAVVAVWGASLGIAGLVFEPLLGFEGTDPGLPLLSFVFLVALGVDYGIFLMHRMREEALSGAGPTDAALTALRTTGAVIASAGLVLAATFGVLMSMPMVALAELGFVIAVGVLLDTFLVRTYLVTSASVALGRRVWWPGALSRKPPAAGPEAPREPELVATH, encoded by the coding sequence ATGGGGGCCGATACGGAAGTGAGTGGGACGAGAGCACGCCCGGGGGTGAGGCGGGCGCTGCCCTGGGTGGTCGTCGCGTTCTGGGTGGCGCTGATCGCGGTCGCCGGACCGTTCGCGGGCAAGCTCGGGGACGTACAGCGGGACCGGGCCGTCGACTACCTGCCGGCGAACGCCGACTCCACCCAGGTGGCGAAGATCCAGGACACGCTGCCCGGCGGCGAGTCCACCGACCTCGTCCTCGTCTACCACCGCGACAGCGGGCTGACGCCCGCCGACCGCGCCACGGCGGAGGAGCAGACCGCCGAGATCGCCGGCAGCCACGTGCTCGGCGCCACGCCCCGGGGCGTTCCGTCCGAGGACGGCACGACGCTGATGTACGCGGTCTCCTCGACCGAGCCCGGACAGGACGAGGAGGCCAGGACGGCCTTCGTCGCCGAGATCCGCGGGACCGCCCACGGCGGCGGCGGACTGGACGTGGAGGTCGGCGGCCCCGGGGCGCTGATCTCGGACGCCCAGGAGGTCTACGGCTCGCTCGGCGGGCCGCTGCTCTACACGACCGTCGCCGTCGTCGCGATCCTGCTGATCCTGATCTACCGCAGCCCGTTCCTCTGGCTGGTGCCCCTCGTCGTCGCGGGCATGGCCGACTTCCTGTCGATGGCCGTCGCGTACGGACTCAACCGGGGCTTCGACGTCACGGTCAGCGGCCAGAGCTCCGGCGTGATGACGATCCTGGTCTTCGGCGCGGGCACCGACTACGCACTGCTCCTCGTCGCCCGGTACCGCGAGGAACTGGGCCGCTTCGCCCGGCCGTACGACGCCATGGCCGCCGCCCTACGCGGCTGCGGCCCGGCCGTCGTCGCCTCGTCCGGGACCGTCGCCGCGGGGCTGCTCTGCCTGATGGCCGCCGACCTCAACAGCAGCCGCGGCATGGGCCCCATCGCGGCCGTCGGCGTGCTCTGCGCCCTGCTCGCGATGACGACCCTGCTGCCCGCCCTCCTGGTGCTGCTGGGCCGCCGCGTCTTCTGGCCGGTCGTGCCCGCGTACGGGAGCGTGCCCAAGGGGCGCCGTTCGCTGTTCGCCGCGATGGGCGGCTCCGCCGGGCGCAGGCCCGTCGCGGTGCTCGTCTCCGGAGGCGTCCTGCTGGGCGCGCTGTCCCTGGGCGCCTTCGCCCTGCCCGGTGACCTCAAGCAGGAGGACTTCTTCACCAGCAAGCCGGACTCGATCGCGGCCATGGAGACGCTCGGCGCCGCCTACCCCGACAGCGGAACCCAGCCGCTCACCGTGATCGCGCCCACCGACCGGGCCGACGAGACCCTGGCGGAGGCCCGCGGCACCGAAGGCGTCGTCTCCGCCGAACGGGGGCGCAGCGGCGGCGGCTGGACCGAACTGTCCGTCGTCCCCCGGGACCGGCCCGAGTCGCCGGGGGAGCGGGCCACCATCGAGGCCCTGCGCGGCGCTCTGGACGGCAGCCACGTCGGCGGGCCCAGCGCCCAGCAGCTGGACCTGGAGGAGACCAACGCCCGCGACCTGAAGATCGTCGTGCCGCTCGTCATCCTCTCCGTGCTGCTGATCCTCGTCGTGCTGCTGCGCAGCCTGATCGCCCCGCTGATGCTCGTCGCCGCGGTCGTCGCCGTCTGGGGAGCCTCGCTCGGCATCGCCGGACTCGTCTTCGAACCGCTCCTCGGGTTCGAGGGCACCGATCCGGGACTCCCGCTGCTCTCCTTCGTCTTCCTGGTGGCCCTCGGTGTCGACTACGGCATCTTCCTGATGCACCGCATGCGGGAGGAGGCCCTCTCCGGGGCCGGGCCGACGGACGCGGCGCTCACCGCGCTGCGGACCACGGGTGCGGTGATCGCCTCGGCGGGACTGGTGCTCGCGGCGACCTTCGGAGTGCTGATGAGCATGCCGATGGTGGCGCTGGCCGAACTGGGCTTCGTCATCGCGGTCGGCGTGCTGCTCGACACCTTCCTGGTCCGTACGTACCTGGTCACCTCGGCGAGCGTGGCCCTGGGGCGCAGGGTGTGGTGGCCCGGCGCGCTCAGCCGGAAACCCCCGGCCGCCGGGCCGGAGGCACCCCGGGAACCGGAACTCGTGGCGACCCACTGA
- a CDS encoding tellurite resistance TerB family protein, translating into MRSAKGQRAIRLRIYGIRTVWDTVGDGEFFCPGCGGDRNYRRLSGRRRFAVLGVPLLRRGSAGPVVECAVCRAHFPTDALDHPTTTRFSAMLRDAVHTVTLGVLAAGGTGSRTVLDTAVATVRDAGLEDCTAEQLSIIVEVLAADTGHGPGSDPAAEACGATLAIELHEVLKPLAPHLATAGRESVLLQGARIALADGPYSPAEREVLTTVGSALSLCAQDTARLLAAAARTPS; encoded by the coding sequence GTGCGGTCAGCCAAAGGACAACGCGCCATAAGACTGCGCATCTACGGCATCCGCACCGTTTGGGACACCGTCGGTGACGGCGAGTTCTTCTGCCCCGGCTGCGGAGGCGACCGCAACTACCGGCGCCTCAGCGGACGTCGCCGTTTCGCCGTCCTCGGGGTGCCGCTGCTGCGGCGCGGCAGTGCCGGGCCCGTCGTCGAATGCGCCGTCTGCCGGGCGCACTTCCCGACCGACGCCCTCGACCACCCCACGACCACCCGGTTCTCCGCGATGCTCAGGGACGCCGTGCACACCGTCACCCTGGGCGTCCTCGCGGCCGGCGGCACCGGTTCCCGTACGGTCCTGGACACCGCGGTCGCCACCGTGCGCGACGCCGGCCTCGAGGACTGCACCGCGGAACAGCTCTCCATCATCGTCGAGGTGCTCGCCGCCGACACCGGGCACGGGCCGGGCTCCGACCCCGCGGCCGAGGCGTGCGGGGCGACCCTCGCCATCGAGCTGCACGAGGTGCTGAAGCCGCTCGCGCCCCATCTGGCCACGGCGGGGCGGGAGTCGGTGCTCCTCCAGGGGGCCAGGATCGCGCTCGCCGACGGGCCGTACAGCCCGGCGGAGCGGGAAGTGCTGACGACCGTGGGCAGCGCGCTGTCGTTGTGCGCGCAGGACACGGCGAGGCTGCTGGCGGCTGCGGCCCGCACACCCTCCTAG
- the leuA gene encoding 2-isopropylmalate synthase produces MTAVNPVENAVGRPTPVTNATQLQKPSGMPVHKYGQYEAVDIPDRTWPEKRITRAPRWLSTDLRDGNQALIDPMSPPRKREMFDLLVRMGYKEIEVGFPSSGDTDFNFVRSIIEEGAIPEDVTISVLTQAREDLIERTVESLRGAHRATVHLYNATAPTFRRVVFRGSKDDIKQIAVDGTRLVMEYAEKILGPETIFGYQYSPEIFTDTELDFALEVCEAVCDVWQPEEGREIILNLPATVERSTPSTHADRFEWMSRHLTRREHVCLSVHPHNDRGTAVAAAELAIMAGADRIEGCLFGQGERTGNVDLVTLGMNLFSQGVDPQIDFSQIDEIRRTSEYCNQMEVHPRHPYAGDLVYTAFSGSHQDAIKKGFDAMEADAAALGRTVDDIEWAVPYLPIDPKDVGRSYEAVIRVNSQSGKGGIAYVLKNDHKLDLPRRMQIEFSRIIQAKTDAEGGEVTPTQIWSTFQDEYLPNPDNAWGRVQIRSGQTTTDTDGKDTLTVEATVDGTDTVLTGTGNGPISAFFEALQAIGIDARLLDYTEHTMSEGASAQAASYIECAIDGKVLWGIGIDANTTRASLKAVVSAVNRATR; encoded by the coding sequence ATGACCGCCGTGAACCCCGTCGAGAACGCAGTCGGCCGCCCCACTCCCGTCACCAACGCCACGCAGCTCCAGAAGCCCTCCGGGATGCCCGTCCACAAGTACGGCCAGTACGAGGCCGTGGACATCCCCGACCGCACGTGGCCGGAGAAGCGGATCACCCGGGCGCCCCGCTGGCTGTCCACCGACCTGCGCGACGGCAACCAGGCCCTGATCGACCCGATGTCCCCGCCACGCAAGCGCGAGATGTTCGATCTGCTCGTACGCATGGGCTACAAGGAGATCGAGGTCGGCTTCCCGTCCTCCGGTGACACCGACTTCAACTTCGTACGCTCGATCATCGAAGAGGGCGCGATCCCCGAGGACGTGACGATCTCCGTCCTGACGCAGGCCCGCGAGGACCTGATCGAGCGCACCGTGGAGTCCCTGCGCGGCGCCCACCGGGCCACCGTGCACCTGTACAACGCCACGGCGCCGACCTTCCGCCGAGTCGTCTTCCGAGGCTCCAAGGACGACATCAAGCAGATCGCCGTGGACGGCACCCGCCTGGTGATGGAGTACGCCGAGAAGATCCTCGGCCCGGAGACGATCTTCGGCTACCAGTACAGCCCGGAGATCTTCACCGACACCGAGCTGGACTTCGCCCTGGAGGTCTGCGAGGCCGTCTGCGACGTCTGGCAGCCGGAGGAGGGCCGGGAGATCATCCTGAACCTGCCCGCCACCGTGGAGCGCTCGACGCCGTCCACGCACGCGGACCGGTTCGAGTGGATGTCGCGCCACCTGACCCGTCGTGAGCACGTCTGCCTGTCGGTCCACCCGCACAACGACCGCGGCACCGCCGTCGCCGCCGCCGAACTGGCGATCATGGCGGGCGCGGACCGCATCGAGGGCTGCCTGTTCGGACAGGGTGAGCGCACCGGCAACGTCGACCTGGTCACGCTGGGCATGAACCTGTTCTCGCAGGGCGTCGACCCGCAGATCGACTTCTCGCAGATCGACGAGATCCGCCGCACGTCCGAGTACTGCAACCAGATGGAGGTCCACCCGCGCCACCCCTACGCGGGCGACCTGGTCTACACCGCCTTCTCCGGCTCCCACCAGGACGCCATCAAGAAGGGCTTCGACGCGATGGAGGCCGACGCGGCGGCGCTGGGCAGGACCGTCGACGACATCGAGTGGGCCGTGCCGTACCTGCCGATCGACCCGAAGGACGTCGGCCGCTCGTACGAGGCCGTCATCCGGGTCAACTCGCAGTCGGGCAAGGGCGGAATCGCCTACGTCCTGAAGAACGACCACAAGCTGGACCTGCCGCGCCGGATGCAGATCGAATTCTCCCGGATCATTCAGGCCAAGACCGATGCCGAGGGCGGCGAGGTCACACCGACGCAGATCTGGTCGACGTTCCAGGACGAGTACCTGCCCAACCCCGACAACGCCTGGGGACGCGTACAGATCCGCTCCGGCCAGACCACGACCGACACCGACGGCAAGGACACGCTCACCGTCGAGGCGACCGTCGACGGTACGGACACCGTGCTGACCGGCACCGGGAACGGCCCGATCTCCGCCTTCTTCGAAGCGCTGCAGGCCATCGGTATCGACGCCCGTCTGCTGGACTACACCGAGCACACGATGAGCGAGGGTGCGAGCGCCCAGGCCGCCTCGTACATCGAGTGCGCGATCGACGGCAAGGTGCTGTGGGGCATCGGTATCGACGCCAACACCACGCGCGCCTCGCTCAAGGCGGTCGTCTCCGCGGTCAACCGCGCGACGCGATGA
- a CDS encoding M4 family metallopeptidase — protein sequence MQPRPNHGPSPVFCTIVPPQILDRLAQSDDPLLAVPARRTLETDGAGRARRRLAALAAVPGGRATAGPAPTKPHRTLYDCRHDTGLPGHKVRDEGEEPTGDASVNRAYAGLGATFDLLHTVYGRSSIDGNGLPLIGSVHYDEQYNNAFFDGEQMVFGDGDGEIFLDFTVAIDVIAHELAHGLTQHTANLVYEGQPGALNESVSDVFGALVKQYSLGQSAQEGDWLIGAGLLAPRVGGVALRSMKAPGTAYDDDVLGKDPQPATMDDYIETEEDNGGVHLNSGIPNRAFYLLATALGGNAWERAGRIWFDVLTGGELAPDADFAAFAGLTVAAARSRFGAGDEAEAVVKAWSEVGVPTAAGPSGA from the coding sequence ATGCAGCCTCGACCGAACCACGGACCCAGCCCCGTCTTCTGCACCATCGTGCCGCCCCAGATCCTCGACAGGCTGGCGCAGTCGGACGACCCCCTTCTCGCCGTTCCCGCGCGCCGGACCCTGGAGACCGACGGAGCCGGCCGGGCCCGCCGCCGGCTGGCCGCCCTGGCCGCCGTCCCCGGCGGCCGGGCCACCGCGGGCCCCGCCCCCACCAAGCCGCACCGCACCCTCTACGACTGCCGCCACGACACCGGCCTGCCGGGCCACAAGGTCCGCGACGAGGGCGAGGAGCCGACCGGGGACGCGAGCGTCAACCGTGCGTACGCGGGACTCGGCGCCACCTTCGACCTGCTGCACACGGTGTACGGCCGCAGCTCGATCGACGGCAACGGACTGCCGCTGATCGGCTCCGTGCACTACGACGAGCAGTACAACAACGCGTTCTTCGACGGCGAGCAGATGGTCTTCGGGGACGGGGACGGGGAGATCTTCCTCGACTTCACCGTCGCCATCGACGTGATCGCCCACGAGCTGGCGCACGGGCTGACCCAGCACACCGCCAACCTCGTGTACGAGGGCCAGCCGGGCGCGCTCAACGAATCCGTCTCGGACGTCTTCGGCGCGCTGGTGAAGCAGTACTCGCTGGGGCAGAGCGCGCAGGAGGGCGACTGGCTGATCGGTGCGGGCCTGCTGGCCCCCCGGGTCGGCGGGGTCGCCCTGCGCTCGATGAAGGCTCCGGGCACGGCGTACGACGACGACGTACTCGGCAAGGACCCGCAGCCCGCGACGATGGACGACTACATCGAGACGGAGGAGGACAACGGAGGCGTCCACCTCAACTCGGGCATCCCCAACCGCGCGTTCTACCTGCTCGCCACCGCGCTCGGCGGCAACGCGTGGGAGCGTGCGGGCCGGATCTGGTTCGACGTGCTGACCGGCGGGGAGCTGGCACCGGACGCGGACTTCGCGGCCTTCGCCGGGCTGACCGTGGCAGCGGCGCGGAGCCGCTTCGGAGCGGGCGACGAGGCGGAGGCGGTCGTCAAGGCGTGGTCGGAGGTGGGCGTACCCACGGCTGCGGGCCCGTCCGGCGCCTGA
- a CDS encoding protealysin inhibitor emfourin — translation MRIQVSRTGGFAGIARHREVDTSGRPDAAEWEALAESALAADRGEPAGVPDGFRYRITVGDRTVQCADPQLTEAQRTLISRILKEGA, via the coding sequence ATGCGGATTCAGGTGAGCCGGACCGGCGGATTCGCCGGCATCGCACGCCACCGCGAGGTGGACACCTCGGGGAGGCCCGACGCGGCGGAGTGGGAGGCCCTGGCGGAATCGGCGCTCGCCGCGGACCGCGGCGAGCCCGCGGGGGTCCCGGACGGCTTCCGCTACCGGATCACCGTCGGGGACCGGACCGTCCAGTGCGCGGATCCCCAGCTGACCGAGGCTCAGCGCACGCTGATCTCACGCATCCTCAAGGAGGGTGCGTGA